TTGAACGAGGTCACGATCCGGTGGCGCAAGACCGGACGCGACACGGCACGGACATCATCGATGGAGGGAGTGGGACGGCCGTCGAGGATGGCCCGGCACTTGGCGCCCAGCACCAGGTACTGCGAGGCGCGCGGTCCGGCGCCCCAGGAGACCCAATCCTTGATGTACTGACGGGCTCCATCTTCCTTCGGACGGGTCGCCCGTGCCAGCGCCACGGCAAAGGCGATCACGTGGTCGGAGACCGGCACACGGCGCACCAGCCCCTGGAGATTGCGGATCGTGTCCGAGTCCATCACCGGACGGATGTCGGCGACCGCCGCCGAGGTGGTCGTCTGGACAATCTGCTCCTCTTCGCGGACATCGGGATAGTCGACATAGATGTTGAACATGAACCGGTCCAGCTGCGCTTCGGGGAGCGGATAGGTCCCTTCCTGCTCGATGGGGTTCTGCGTCGCCAGGACGAAGAACGGCTCCGGCAGACGGAAGGTCTCGCCGCCGGCGGTCACTTCGTGCTCCTGCATCGCCTGCAACAACGCCGCCTGTGTCTTCGGGGGCGTGCGGTTGATCTCGTCGGCCAGCACGATGTTGGCGAAGACCGGCCCCTTGACGAAACGGAACATTCGCTTGCCGGTGGTGTGATC
This window of the bacterium genome carries:
- a CDS encoding MoxR family ATPase encodes the protein MSQNDLQAVENLKTAHARLRQEIGKVIVGQAEVVDELLTALLSNGHCLLVGVPGLAKTLLVSTVARVLDLKFSRIQFTPDLMPSDITGTEILEEDHTTGKRMFRFVKGPVFANIVLADEINRTPPKTQAALLQAMQEHEVTAGGETFRLPEPFFVLATQNPIEQEGTYPLPEAQLDRFMFNIYVDYPDVREEEQIVQTTTSAAVADIRPVMDSDTIRNLQGLVRRVPVSDHVIAFAVALARATRPKEDGARQYIKDWVSWGAGPRASQYLVLGAKCRAILDGRPTPSIDDVRAVSRPVLRHRIVTSFNAEADGVGTLDVIERLLADVKPKGD